One segment of Mycolicibacterium neworleansense DNA contains the following:
- a CDS encoding DUF5997 family protein: MSRPNAQSMKPATAAKKLDVYLPATPAEFQENAITRAELAALQEDPPQWLKDLRKNGPHPKNLVAAKLGISIAGLARGGVGDALTTEQIDRLLEEKPEWLIAERESYQNVLAEQRRLKALRAEQGRES, from the coding sequence ATGAGCAGGCCGAACGCGCAGTCCATGAAACCCGCCACGGCGGCGAAGAAGCTGGACGTGTATTTGCCGGCGACGCCTGCGGAGTTCCAGGAGAATGCGATCACCCGCGCTGAGCTCGCCGCCCTGCAGGAGGACCCGCCGCAGTGGCTCAAGGACCTCCGCAAGAACGGGCCACACCCGAAGAACCTCGTGGCAGCCAAGCTGGGCATCTCGATCGCCGGCCTCGCGCGCGGTGGTGTGGGGGACGCACTCACCACAGAGCAGATCGACCGGCTGCTCGAGGAGAAGCCGGAGTGGCTGATCGCAGAGCGGGAGAGCTACCAGAACGTGCTGGCCGAGCAGCGGCGACTTAAGGCGCTGCGTGCGGAGCAGGGTCGCGAAAGCTGA
- a CDS encoding LysR family transcriptional regulator substrate-binding protein yields MTPQSLTLGYVPGGTPAKWARIWAQRHPGVPLRLHAVGAADAADAVRDGSVDVALLRPPTDTSGLAVIPLYEETTVAVVPTDHLFSAIDEITSADLVGEPTLIPLDNVVVWADAPGAPVDHRPETTQDAIELVAAGMGTLVVPQSLARLYHRKDLTYRPITDAPTCPVVLAFPQGPQSELVEEFIGIVRGRKSTSSRGQAEPAPKRTAREKTLAKQAARAAAGKVARKPGPAKRGRR; encoded by the coding sequence ATGACGCCGCAGTCCCTCACCCTCGGGTACGTCCCCGGTGGGACGCCGGCGAAGTGGGCGCGGATCTGGGCGCAGCGCCACCCGGGTGTGCCGCTGCGGTTGCACGCCGTGGGCGCCGCCGATGCGGCCGACGCGGTGCGGGACGGCAGTGTCGACGTTGCATTGCTGCGGCCGCCGACCGACACGTCCGGGCTGGCCGTCATCCCCCTCTACGAGGAGACCACGGTGGCGGTGGTGCCGACCGATCACCTTTTCAGCGCCATCGACGAGATCACTTCCGCCGACCTGGTCGGCGAGCCGACGCTGATCCCACTCGACAACGTCGTCGTCTGGGCAGACGCTCCTGGCGCCCCGGTCGATCACCGGCCCGAGACCACCCAGGACGCAATAGAACTCGTCGCCGCCGGGATGGGCACTCTCGTCGTTCCGCAGTCGCTGGCCCGGCTGTACCACCGCAAGGACCTCACTTACCGCCCGATCACCGACGCACCCACCTGCCCTGTGGTGCTGGCGTTCCCGCAAGGACCGCAGTCGGAACTGGTCGAGGAATTCATCGGGATCGTGCGTGGCCGCAAATCCACGTCGTCGCGGGGGCAGGCCGAGCCGGCACCGAAACGCACCGCACGAGAGAAGACCCTCGCCAAGCAGGCTGCCCGCGCAGCCGCGGGCAAGGTCGCGCGCAAGCCCGGACCGGCCAAGCGCGGTCGGCGCTGA
- a CDS encoding cupin domain-containing protein, translated as MTTNGDVASFGPNAPGYVWKSTADVEPIEVFPGITVQPLWKGANGAKAAVTTIAPGAVWRGEDLHDPGPEEVYVVSGVFNDGVNDYAAGTFLHAPAGSWHVPQSAQGCVLFLFYPEG; from the coding sequence ATGACAACCAACGGCGATGTCGCGTCCTTCGGTCCCAATGCACCTGGATACGTGTGGAAGTCGACGGCGGACGTCGAACCGATCGAAGTGTTTCCCGGAATCACCGTCCAGCCGCTCTGGAAGGGTGCCAACGGAGCCAAGGCGGCGGTCACAACCATCGCGCCGGGTGCGGTCTGGCGCGGCGAGGACCTACACGACCCAGGTCCCGAAGAGGTGTACGTGGTCTCCGGTGTCTTCAACGACGGAGTCAACGACTATGCCGCGGGCACATTCCTGCACGCCCCGGCCGGGTCGTGGCACGTACCGCAATCCGCTCAGGGGTGCGTGCTGTTCCTGTTCTATCCAGAAGGCTGA
- a CDS encoding DUF6882 domain-containing protein — MAIAFEDLRVLHDSGALYAALSQLLLQEGVEERLGGEFDYAADLAEDSFVFTGHESGQTLATTVELMASVAPGPQSILWGRALPSGGRAGAQMILERGRADGLPSLLNDEVPFPVGDDPDTAAEYAALEIGAVVAAVTGGGITYVVSVGGGSLAVLLLGDLEFARPRIDHRFPARVPMALGAGTIEDHRSAMHGLAVMSGWAVDWTDDWTRAELTDPVTGNSATAEFDEYARLTGLRQRITSTE, encoded by the coding sequence GTGGCCATCGCATTCGAGGACTTGCGGGTATTGCACGACAGTGGGGCGCTGTATGCAGCCTTGAGTCAGCTCCTTCTTCAGGAGGGAGTGGAGGAACGGCTGGGCGGCGAGTTCGACTACGCGGCGGACTTGGCCGAGGATTCCTTTGTCTTCACTGGCCACGAATCTGGGCAGACACTGGCCACCACGGTCGAGTTGATGGCCAGCGTCGCGCCCGGTCCGCAGTCGATCCTCTGGGGTCGTGCGCTGCCGTCCGGCGGTCGCGCAGGCGCACAGATGATTCTGGAGCGCGGCCGTGCTGACGGTCTGCCCAGCCTCCTGAACGACGAGGTGCCCTTCCCTGTCGGCGACGACCCCGATACCGCGGCGGAGTACGCGGCGCTCGAAATCGGTGCGGTAGTGGCGGCGGTGACCGGCGGCGGCATCACCTACGTTGTGTCCGTTGGCGGCGGTTCCCTGGCCGTGCTCCTACTCGGCGACCTCGAGTTCGCCCGGCCTCGGATCGACCACCGGTTCCCGGCGAGGGTGCCGATGGCATTGGGGGCCGGCACGATCGAGGATCACCGATCCGCCATGCATGGTCTGGCAGTGATGTCAGGCTGGGCCGTCGACTGGACCGATGATTGGACCCGCGCGGAACTCACCGACCCCGTGACCGGCAACTCTGCGACCGCAGAATTCGACGAGTACGCCCGACTCACCGGCTTGCGGCAACGGATTACGTCCACGGAGTAG
- a CDS encoding metallophosphoesterase family protein, with product MDFFTADLHLAHPKLAGLRGFETVAAHDAVVMAPLYELDPNHDTLWVLGDICAGGVASMESALAQLSKLRVPMHLVTGNHDPVHPMYRSAQKRFADYTAVFASVQQVARTKVGGEGAMLSHFPYADVPDRLSRKNFDQYQLPNLGMWLIHGHTHSDERRSGKRSICVSLEAWDLRPASAEDITAEMHR from the coding sequence GTGGACTTCTTCACCGCCGACCTGCACCTCGCGCACCCGAAGCTGGCCGGCTTGCGCGGGTTCGAGACCGTGGCAGCTCATGACGCGGTGGTGATGGCGCCGCTCTACGAGCTCGACCCGAACCATGACACGTTGTGGGTGCTCGGCGACATCTGTGCCGGTGGCGTGGCCTCCATGGAATCGGCTCTGGCGCAGCTGAGCAAGCTAAGGGTGCCGATGCACCTGGTGACCGGCAATCACGATCCTGTGCATCCGATGTACCGGAGCGCGCAGAAGCGCTTCGCCGACTACACCGCCGTGTTCGCCAGCGTTCAGCAGGTGGCGCGGACGAAGGTCGGCGGTGAGGGCGCGATGCTCAGCCACTTCCCATACGCCGACGTCCCGGACAGGTTGTCGCGCAAGAACTTCGATCAGTACCAGTTGCCGAATCTCGGGATGTGGTTGATCCACGGACACACACACTCGGATGAGCGACGGTCAGGGAAGCGGTCGATCTGCGTGTCGCTTGAAGCGTGGGATCTGCGGCCGGCGTCGGCCGAGGACATCACCGCGGAGATGCACCGTTGA